In one window of Pseudomonas putida DNA:
- a CDS encoding DUF4404 family protein — MPARELQERLNSLREQLDRNVPLSEEELASLHEEARQIEAQLKLEEATPDNNLVDGVNLAIERFEADHPDLTATLRSIANSLHSMGI; from the coding sequence ATGCCCGCCCGCGAATTGCAAGAGCGCCTGAACAGCCTGCGCGAGCAACTGGATCGAAACGTACCGCTGTCGGAAGAAGAACTCGCCAGCCTGCATGAGGAAGCGCGACAGATCGAAGCGCAACTGAAGCTCGAAGAGGCCACGCCAGACAACAACCTGGTCGATGGCGTGAATCTGGCCATCGAGCGTTTCGAAGCCGATCACCCGGACCTCACGGCGACGCTGCGCAGCATTGCCAACTCGCTGCACAGCATGGGGATCTGA
- the cinR gene encoding two-component system response regulator CinR has protein sequence MKLLIVEDQARTGQYLRQGLSEAGFATELAGDGETGQFLALTGDHDLLILDVMLPGRDGWQILQAVRQAGLDTPVLFLTARDAVEDRVHGLELGADDYLVKPFAFSELLARVRSLLRRGASPSQDTTLALADLRLDLIRRRAERAGSRIDLTAKEFALLELLLRRQGEVLPKSLIASQVWDMNFDSDTNVIEVAIRRLRLKIDDNHPNKLIHTVRGMGYVLEERHD, from the coding sequence ATGAAACTGCTGATCGTCGAGGACCAGGCCAGGACCGGCCAATACCTGCGCCAGGGCCTGAGCGAGGCCGGTTTTGCCACGGAACTGGCCGGTGACGGTGAAACGGGGCAATTCCTCGCGCTCACCGGCGACCACGACCTGCTGATCCTGGATGTCATGCTGCCGGGCCGGGATGGCTGGCAGATCCTTCAGGCGGTGCGCCAGGCGGGGCTGGACACGCCGGTACTGTTCCTTACCGCGCGTGACGCTGTCGAAGACCGCGTCCATGGCCTGGAGCTGGGGGCCGACGATTATCTGGTCAAACCCTTTGCCTTCTCCGAGCTGCTGGCCCGGGTACGTAGCCTGCTGCGCCGCGGTGCCAGCCCTTCTCAGGACACCACCCTGGCCCTGGCCGACCTGCGCCTGGACCTGATCCGTCGCCGCGCCGAGCGCGCCGGCAGCCGCATCGACCTGACCGCCAAGGAATTCGCCCTGCTCGAGCTGCTGCTGCGGCGCCAGGGCGAGGTGCTGCCCAAATCGCTGATCGCTTCGCAGGTGTGGGACATGAATTTCGACAGCGATACCAATGTGATCGAGGTCGCGATCCGTCGCCTGCGCCTGAAGATCGACGACAACCACCCCAACAAGCTGATCCATACCGTGCGCGGCATGGGCTACGTGCTCGAGGAGCGCCACGACTGA
- the queF gene encoding NADPH-dependent 7-cyano-7-deazaguanine reductase QueF (Catalyzes the NADPH-dependent reduction of 7-cyano-7-deazaguanine (preQ0) to 7-aminomethyl-7-deazaguanine (preQ1) in queuosine biosynthesis) → MHPAAEHSPLGKSSEYIATYTPSLLFPIPRTAKWAELGVTAQTLPWQGVDYWNCFELSWLLPSGKPVVAIGEFAIPADSPNIIESKSFKLYLNSLNQTVFASTGELQACLEKDLSAAAGKPVKVQVRTLGEVEQQGVVALPGQCIDGLDVSISNYEQPQPELLRCDSQRIVEETLHSHLLKSNCPVTGQPDWGSVVVEYKGRALDHASLLTYLVSFRQHADFHEQCVERIYLDLLRLLQPEHLTVYARYVRRGGLDINPYRSNRPISPSNGRLVRQ, encoded by the coding sequence ATGCATCCCGCCGCCGAACACTCCCCGCTGGGCAAGTCCAGCGAATACATCGCCACTTACACCCCGTCGCTGCTGTTTCCGATCCCACGCACGGCCAAATGGGCCGAGCTGGGCGTGACCGCGCAGACCCTGCCGTGGCAGGGCGTGGACTACTGGAACTGCTTCGAGCTGTCGTGGTTGCTGCCCTCCGGCAAACCGGTGGTGGCCATCGGCGAGTTCGCCATCCCGGCCGACTCGCCTAACATCATCGAGTCCAAGTCGTTCAAGCTCTACCTCAACTCGTTGAACCAGACGGTGTTCGCATCGACCGGCGAGCTGCAGGCGTGCCTGGAGAAGGACTTGTCCGCTGCTGCAGGCAAGCCTGTGAAGGTTCAGGTTCGAACGCTGGGTGAGGTCGAGCAGCAGGGTGTGGTGGCCTTGCCGGGCCAGTGCATCGATGGGCTGGACGTGAGCATCAGCAACTACGAGCAACCGCAGCCTGAACTGCTGCGCTGCGACTCGCAGCGTATCGTCGAGGAAACCCTGCACAGCCACCTGCTCAAGTCCAACTGCCCGGTCACCGGCCAGCCTGACTGGGGGAGTGTGGTGGTCGAGTACAAGGGGCGCGCGCTGGATCATGCCAGCCTGCTGACCTATCTGGTGAGCTTCCGCCAGCATGCCGACTTCCACGAGCAGTGCGTCGAGCGGATCTACCTGGACCTGCTGCGCCTGCTGCAGCCTGAGCATCTGACGGTGTATGCGCGTTATGTGCGTCGGGGCGGGCTGGACATCAACCCCTACCGCAGCAATCGGCCGATCAGTCCGAGCAACGGGCGGTTGGTGCGCCAGTAA
- a CDS encoding VacJ family lipoprotein, which translates to MQRIGAGVIERITQACVCATLLLAPVAATQAATEEDPWEVVNRPIFRFNDTIDTYALKPLAQGYQAITPQFLEDGIHNVFRNLGDVGNLANNVLQLKPRAAGIDTARLIVNTTFGLGGFIDVGTRMGLQRNDEDFGQTLGYWGVPSGPYVVIPLLGPSTVRDGLSKYPDSFTEPYRYIDHVPTRNSIFALDVIDTRASLLSAEKLMQGDKYIFIRNAYLQNREFKVKDGEVEDDF; encoded by the coding sequence ATGCAGAGGATCGGTGCCGGTGTGATCGAGCGAATCACCCAGGCCTGTGTCTGTGCCACTCTGTTGCTGGCGCCTGTGGCCGCCACCCAGGCGGCCACCGAGGAAGATCCCTGGGAAGTGGTCAATCGACCGATCTTCAGGTTCAACGACACCATTGATACCTACGCCCTCAAGCCGTTGGCCCAGGGCTATCAGGCGATCACCCCGCAGTTCCTCGAGGACGGCATTCACAATGTCTTCCGGAACCTGGGCGACGTCGGCAACCTGGCCAACAATGTCCTGCAGCTCAAGCCTCGCGCCGCAGGCATCGACACGGCGCGGCTGATCGTCAATACCACGTTCGGCCTGGGCGGCTTCATCGACGTCGGGACCCGCATGGGGCTGCAGCGCAACGACGAAGATTTCGGCCAGACGCTCGGTTACTGGGGCGTGCCCAGCGGGCCATACGTGGTCATCCCGCTGCTGGGGCCGAGCACTGTGCGTGACGGCCTGTCCAAGTACCCGGACTCCTTCACCGAACCCTACCGCTATATCGATCATGTACCAACCCGCAACTCGATCTTCGCCCTGGACGTGATCGACACCCGCGCCAGCCTGCTGTCGGCAGAGAAGCTGATGCAGGGCGACAAGTACATCTTCATCCGCAACGCCTACCTGCAGAACCGCGAGTTCAAGGTCAAGGACGGGGAAGTCGAAGACGACTTCTGA
- the mgrA gene encoding L-glyceraldehyde 3-phosphate reductase, with the protein MTYFADPGRYEGAMPYRRVGRSGLVLPAISLGLWQNFGGVDQFETGRSLLRRAFDRGVTHFDLANNYGPPAGSAEEHFGRWIAQDFAAYRDELVISTKAGWHMWPGPYGGPTGSRKHLIASCEQSLRRMGLDYVDIFYSHRVDADTPLEETMGALAQLHRQGKALYVGISSYSPELTREASAILASEGVPLLIHQPNYSMLNRDIEQGLLGTLDDLGVGCIAFSPLAQGMLTDKYLQGVPSESRATRGGSLPSRMLGDDNLARIRGLNDIAQARGQTLAQMAIAWVLRDSRVSSTLIGARTLAQLDDSLDAVGNLQFTPDELAAIDRHATDGGVDLWSVSSHIGRR; encoded by the coding sequence ATGACTTATTTTGCCGATCCCGGTCGCTATGAGGGCGCCATGCCCTATCGTCGTGTTGGGCGCAGCGGCCTGGTCCTGCCGGCCATTTCCCTGGGCCTGTGGCAGAACTTCGGCGGCGTGGATCAGTTCGAGACCGGCCGCAGCCTGCTGCGCCGTGCCTTCGACCGCGGTGTCACGCACTTCGACCTGGCCAACAACTACGGCCCGCCTGCCGGCTCCGCCGAAGAACACTTCGGGCGCTGGATCGCCCAGGATTTTGCCGCCTACCGCGATGAGCTGGTGATCTCCACCAAGGCCGGCTGGCACATGTGGCCGGGCCCTTACGGCGGCCCGACCGGCTCGCGCAAGCACCTGATCGCCAGTTGCGAGCAGAGCCTGCGACGCATGGGCCTGGATTATGTCGACATTTTCTATTCGCACCGGGTCGATGCCGACACACCGCTGGAAGAGACCATGGGCGCGCTGGCGCAGTTGCACCGCCAGGGCAAGGCCCTGTACGTGGGCATCTCCTCCTATTCGCCGGAGTTGACCCGCGAAGCTTCAGCAATCCTGGCTTCTGAAGGCGTGCCGCTGCTGATCCACCAGCCCAACTACTCGATGCTCAACCGCGATATCGAGCAGGGCTTGCTCGGCACGCTCGACGATCTGGGAGTCGGCTGCATTGCCTTCTCGCCGTTGGCCCAGGGCATGCTCACCGACAAGTATTTGCAGGGCGTGCCAAGCGAATCGCGCGCCACCCGGGGTGGTTCGCTGCCGTCGCGCATGCTCGGCGATGACAATCTGGCGCGAATCCGCGGCCTCAACGACATCGCCCAGGCCCGCGGCCAGACCCTGGCGCAGATGGCGATCGCCTGGGTGCTGCGTGATTCGCGGGTGTCCTCTACGCTGATCGGCGCACGTACGCTGGCGCAGCTCGACGACTCCCTCGATGCGGTGGGCAATCTGCAGTTCACCCCTGACGAGTTGGCCGCCATCGACCGTCATGCCACAGACGGTGGTGTCGACCTGTGGAGTGTGTCGTCGCACATCGGTCGTCGCTGA
- a CDS encoding LysR family transcriptional regulator, which produces MAAFKRSDLADLNVFFTIARRGSFVDAANELGLTASALSHTMKKLEDRLEVRLLNRTNRSVALTAAGSDLMQSLAQGFEAIGHGLNALEDHRKAPVGRLRLNIPHDAGRLLILPVLDRFLSRFPQVHLDLVMDDRMLDIVAEGFDAGIRFGATVPQDMIAIPLTGALRWVVVGAPAYLDKHGRPTSPAELMQHRCIQMRIGDDSVYPWELGDGERQVRIEGPGPLRLNASDMAIGTAVAGLGLAYCLEMRVREELRSGALEVVMPQWASSDEPLVMYYPSRRQTPPALRQLIELIRADQGLS; this is translated from the coding sequence ATGGCGGCATTCAAGCGCTCCGATCTGGCGGACCTGAACGTATTTTTCACCATTGCACGTCGCGGCAGTTTCGTCGATGCCGCCAACGAGCTCGGGCTGACCGCCTCGGCGTTGAGTCATACGATGAAGAAGCTCGAAGATCGCCTCGAAGTCCGCCTGCTCAATCGCACCAACCGCTCGGTCGCGCTGACGGCCGCCGGCAGCGACCTCATGCAGTCCTTGGCCCAGGGCTTCGAAGCCATCGGTCACGGCCTCAATGCCCTCGAAGACCACCGCAAGGCGCCCGTCGGTCGCCTGCGCCTGAACATTCCCCATGACGCGGGGCGCCTGCTGATCCTGCCGGTGCTTGATCGGTTCCTGTCGCGCTTTCCCCAGGTACACCTCGACCTGGTGATGGACGACCGCATGCTCGACATCGTTGCCGAAGGCTTCGATGCCGGCATCCGCTTCGGTGCAACCGTGCCCCAGGACATGATCGCCATCCCGCTGACCGGCGCGTTGCGTTGGGTCGTGGTTGGCGCGCCGGCATACCTGGACAAGCACGGCCGGCCGACATCGCCCGCCGAGCTCATGCAGCATCGCTGCATCCAGATGCGTATCGGCGACGATTCGGTCTACCCCTGGGAGCTGGGTGACGGAGAACGGCAGGTGCGCATCGAAGGGCCAGGGCCGCTGCGCTTGAACGCCAGCGACATGGCCATTGGCACCGCAGTTGCGGGGTTGGGCCTGGCGTATTGCCTGGAAATGCGCGTGCGCGAAGAGCTGCGCAGTGGTGCGCTGGAGGTGGTGATGCCGCAATGGGCCTCCAGCGACGAGCCGCTGGTGATGTACTACCCCAGTCGCCGCCAGACGCCACCCGCCCTGCGTCAGCTGATCGAGTTGATTCGAGCCGATCAGGGCCTTTCATGA
- a CDS encoding lipoprotein-releasing ABC transporter permease subunit, producing MFRPLPLFIGARYTRAKRRNHFISFISMTSMIGLSLGVLAMIVVLSVMNGFQREMSSRVLGLVPHASILGVQPLDNWQRVAEAALKNPAVIAAAPLTEMEGMLSYKGAMQPIQVSGIDPAQEGKVSIVGQHIVQGALQALQPGEYGVVLGELTARRFRLNTGDKVTLIVPEVSSAPGGITPRMQRLTVVGIFKVGAELDGSQAYIHMADAGEMQRWAPGQVQGVRLKLHDLYAAPQVSKAIASGLGDAYRADDWSHTQGSLFSAMKMEKTMIGLLLLMIIAVAAFNIIATLVMVVNDKGADIAILRTIGATPAQIMGTFMVQGSLIGIVGTLIGGVLGVIGALNVSAIVGWLERTSGQHIFTSDMYFISSLPSQLQWGDVAIICIAGLVMSFLATLYPAYRASQIEPAMALRYE from the coding sequence ATGTTCAGACCCTTGCCCTTGTTCATCGGTGCCCGTTACACCCGTGCCAAGCGCCGCAATCACTTCATCTCGTTCATCTCCATGACCTCGATGATCGGCCTCTCTTTGGGCGTGCTGGCGATGATCGTGGTGTTGTCGGTGATGAACGGTTTCCAGCGTGAAATGAGCTCGCGCGTGCTGGGGCTGGTGCCGCATGCCAGCATCCTTGGCGTACAGCCGCTGGATAACTGGCAGCGTGTTGCCGAGGCCGCGCTGAAGAATCCGGCGGTGATCGCCGCGGCGCCCCTGACGGAAATGGAAGGCATGCTCTCCTACAAGGGGGCGATGCAGCCGATCCAGGTCAGCGGTATCGATCCGGCGCAGGAGGGCAAGGTCTCCATTGTCGGCCAGCATATCGTTCAGGGTGCCCTGCAAGCGCTGCAGCCCGGTGAGTATGGCGTGGTGCTCGGGGAGCTGACGGCGCGCCGTTTTCGCCTGAACACCGGCGACAAGGTCACCCTGATCGTGCCGGAAGTGAGCAGTGCGCCCGGTGGTATTACCCCACGCATGCAGCGCCTGACCGTGGTCGGCATCTTCAAGGTCGGTGCCGAGCTGGACGGTTCGCAGGCCTACATCCACATGGCCGACGCCGGCGAGATGCAACGCTGGGCACCGGGCCAGGTGCAGGGCGTACGCCTTAAGCTGCACGACCTGTACGCTGCGCCGCAGGTGTCCAAGGCGATCGCTTCGGGCCTGGGTGATGCCTACCGCGCCGATGACTGGTCGCACACCCAGGGCAGCTTGTTCAGCGCGATGAAGATGGAAAAGACCATGATCGGTCTGCTGTTGCTGATGATCATTGCCGTGGCGGCGTTCAACATCATCGCCACCCTGGTGATGGTGGTGAACGACAAGGGTGCCGACATCGCGATTCTACGCACCATCGGCGCGACGCCGGCGCAGATCATGGGGACCTTCATGGTCCAGGGCAGCCTGATCGGTATCGTCGGCACCCTGATTGGCGGGGTGTTGGGCGTGATCGGTGCGCTCAATGTCAGCGCCATCGTCGGTTGGCTGGAACGCACCAGCGGCCAGCATATCTTCACCTCCGACATGTACTTCATCAGCAGCCTGCCATCGCAGTTGCAGTGGGGTGATGTCGCGATCATCTGTATCGCCGGCCTGGTGATGAGTTTCCTGGCCACGTTGTACCCGGCGTATCGCGCATCGCAGATCGAGCCTGCGATGGCATTGCGTTACGAGTGA
- the rssB gene encoding two-component system response regulator RssB encodes MQKTSATLLIIDDDDVVRASLAAYLEDSGFSVLQAGNGQQGLQVFEEHQPDLVICDLRMPQMGGLELIRRITEHAPQLPVIVVSGAGVMSDAVEALRLGAADYLIKPLEDLAVLEHSVRRALDRSRLVLENQRYRDKLEAANRELEASLHLLQEDQTAGRQVQMNMLPEKPWTAGDLSFDHQIIPSLYLSGDFTDYFRVDERRIAFYLADVSGHGASSAFVTVLLKFMTTRLLFEFKRNGKMREFKPSQVLAHINRGLINCKLGKHVTMVGGVIDEDTGLMTYSVGGHLPLPVLYTPGQARYLEGRGLPVGLFDEATYQDHVLELPPRFSLTLMSDGILDLLPGDTLKDKEAALPEIVKTAGGSLDGLRQRFGLATLGEMPDDIALLVLSRNLQ; translated from the coding sequence ATGCAGAAAACCAGTGCAACGCTGCTGATCATCGATGACGACGACGTGGTCCGTGCAAGCCTCGCCGCCTATCTGGAAGACAGTGGCTTCAGCGTCCTCCAGGCCGGTAATGGCCAGCAGGGGCTCCAGGTCTTCGAAGAACACCAGCCCGACCTCGTGATCTGCGATCTGCGCATGCCGCAGATGGGCGGCCTCGAATTGATCCGCCGGATCACCGAGCACGCTCCGCAGTTGCCCGTGATCGTGGTATCCGGTGCCGGCGTCATGAGCGATGCGGTCGAGGCCCTGCGCCTGGGCGCGGCCGACTACCTGATCAAGCCGTTGGAAGACCTTGCCGTGCTCGAGCACTCGGTGCGCCGTGCGCTCGACCGTTCGCGCCTGGTGCTCGAGAACCAGCGCTATCGCGACAAGCTCGAAGCTGCCAACCGAGAGCTGGAAGCCAGTCTGCACCTGCTGCAGGAAGACCAGACCGCCGGTCGCCAGGTGCAGATGAACATGCTGCCGGAAAAGCCGTGGACTGCGGGCGATCTGTCGTTCGACCACCAGATCATTCCCTCGCTCTACCTCTCCGGCGATTTCACCGATTATTTCCGCGTCGACGAGCGCCGCATCGCCTTCTACCTGGCCGACGTGTCCGGCCATGGCGCGTCTTCGGCCTTCGTCACCGTGCTGCTCAAGTTCATGACCACCCGCCTGCTGTTCGAATTCAAGCGCAACGGCAAGATGCGCGAGTTCAAGCCGTCGCAGGTGTTGGCGCACATCAACCGTGGCCTGATCAACTGCAAGCTGGGCAAGCATGTGACCATGGTCGGCGGGGTGATCGACGAAGACACCGGCCTGATGACCTACAGCGTCGGCGGCCACCTGCCGCTGCCTGTGCTCTACACCCCGGGGCAGGCCCGCTATCTGGAAGGCCGTGGCCTGCCGGTGGGGCTGTTCGATGAAGCCACCTACCAGGACCATGTGCTCGAGCTGCCGCCGCGCTTCAGTCTCACGCTCATGTCCGACGGCATTCTGGACCTTTTGCCCGGGGATACACTCAAAGATAAGGAAGCGGCCTTGCCGGAAATCGTCAAGACCGCGGGGGGCAGCCTGGACGGGCTGCGCCAACGATTCGGATTGGCTACGCTTGGGGAGATGCCGGATGATATCGCCCTATTGGTGTTGAGCAGGAACCTTCAATGA
- a CDS encoding cupredoxin domain-containing protein, translated as MKHLILAATLAVASLPVFADGAKTFGFGEPAPASKATRTVDVVLKDIAFEPKSLQVKAGETVRFVVINEGKLAHEFNLGDKAMHVEHQKEMAAMAGMDHGNMAGMDHSQMGHGGNGHNQGNTVLVQPGQRAELTWTFRKSAPIEFACNVPGHYQAGMVGQLTIE; from the coding sequence ATGAAACACCTGATCCTCGCCGCCACCCTCGCCGTGGCCAGCCTGCCGGTCTTCGCCGATGGCGCCAAGACCTTTGGCTTCGGCGAACCGGCGCCGGCCTCCAAGGCCACCCGTACCGTCGATGTGGTGCTCAAGGATATCGCCTTCGAGCCCAAGAGCCTGCAGGTCAAGGCCGGCGAGACGGTGCGCTTCGTGGTGATCAACGAAGGCAAGCTGGCTCATGAGTTCAACCTGGGTGACAAGGCGATGCACGTCGAGCACCAGAAGGAGATGGCGGCCATGGCGGGCATGGACCATGGCAACATGGCCGGGATGGACCACAGCCAGATGGGCCATGGCGGTAACGGGCATAATCAGGGCAACACTGTGCTGGTCCAGCCCGGGCAGCGCGCCGAGCTGACCTGGACCTTCCGCAAGTCGGCGCCCATCGAGTTCGCCTGCAATGTACCGGGCCACTATCAGGCAGGCATGGTTGGTCAGTTGACCATCGAGTGA
- a CDS encoding heavy metal sensor histidine kinase, giving the protein MMPRLSLSGRLALLFAACTAAVSLSAGLLFSHASERHFVELDQQLLSARLSQLRAHLADVDSRTALDVHLPTLRSELSHQSDLALRIRGNDGTLWFDSRAGLPQEPRQPGLATLHSDGMDYRSLCQALPNAQVTLFLDITHHQHFLQRMQQLIWLTVGLCALATALLGAWAARRGLQPLRQMGAVAASVNARSLTTRLPVAQLPEELAELGHTVNAMLQRLDDAFQRLSAFSADIAHELRTPLSNLLTHTQVTLTRPRSLEEYREALHGNLEELQHMAQMVNDMLFLAKADHGLLMPSRQALDLATETDALLEYYAPLAEDAGIILRRRGEAQTEGDRHMLRRAMSNLLDNALRFTPPGGTIEVTLSPGLHIEIANTGPAIAAQALPRLFDRFYREDPTRHEGSSEHAGLGLAITRSIVQAHGGGIHAHCEGGWTRFVIDLPPKR; this is encoded by the coding sequence CTGATGCCCCGACTCTCCCTCAGCGGGCGCCTGGCCCTGCTGTTCGCGGCCTGCACCGCCGCCGTGTCGCTGAGCGCCGGGTTGCTGTTCAGCCATGCCAGTGAACGTCACTTCGTCGAGCTCGACCAGCAGTTGCTCAGCGCCCGCCTCTCGCAATTGCGTGCGCACCTGGCCGATGTCGACTCCCGCACCGCGTTGGACGTCCACCTGCCGACGCTGCGCAGCGAGCTCAGCCACCAGTCGGACCTGGCCCTGCGTATCCGCGGCAACGACGGTACGCTGTGGTTCGACAGCCGCGCAGGCTTGCCGCAGGAGCCCCGTCAGCCGGGCCTGGCCACCCTGCACAGTGACGGCATGGACTACCGCAGCCTGTGCCAGGCGTTGCCAAACGCCCAGGTCACCTTGTTTCTCGACATCACCCACCACCAGCACTTTCTGCAACGCATGCAGCAGTTGATCTGGCTGACCGTCGGGCTCTGCGCGTTGGCTACAGCCCTCCTCGGCGCCTGGGCTGCGCGCCGCGGATTGCAACCGTTGCGCCAGATGGGCGCGGTGGCCGCCAGCGTCAATGCGCGCTCGCTGACCACGCGCCTGCCAGTGGCGCAACTGCCTGAAGAACTCGCCGAGCTCGGCCACACCGTCAACGCCATGCTGCAACGCCTGGACGATGCTTTTCAGCGCCTCTCGGCCTTTTCCGCCGACATCGCCCATGAACTGCGCACGCCGCTGTCAAATCTGCTCACCCACACCCAGGTCACCCTCACCCGCCCCCGCAGCCTGGAGGAGTACCGCGAAGCCCTTCACGGCAACCTTGAGGAACTGCAACACATGGCGCAGATGGTCAATGACATGCTGTTCCTGGCCAAGGCCGACCATGGTCTGCTGATGCCCAGCCGACAGGCTTTGGACCTGGCGACCGAGACCGATGCTCTGCTGGAGTACTACGCGCCGCTGGCCGAAGATGCCGGCATCATCCTGCGACGCCGCGGTGAAGCACAGACAGAGGGCGACCGGCACATGCTGCGCCGGGCCATGTCCAACCTGCTGGACAACGCACTGCGCTTCACTCCACCTGGCGGGACCATCGAAGTGACGCTGTCACCGGGGCTGCACATAGAGATCGCCAATACCGGCCCCGCGATTGCAGCGCAGGCCCTGCCACGCCTGTTCGACCGGTTCTACCGAGAGGATCCGACACGCCATGAAGGCAGCAGCGAACATGCGGGGCTGGGGCTTGCGATCACCCGGTCCATCGTGCAGGCCCATGGCGGGGGGATTCACGCTCACTGTGAAGGAGGATGGACACGTTTTGTGATCGACCTGCCCCCGAAGCGCTGA
- the lolD gene encoding lipoprotein-releasing ABC transporter ATP-binding protein LolD has product MSDKAVLSCRNLGKSYDEGPESVQVLSGLSLELHPGERVAIVGSSGSGKSTLLNLLGGLDTPTQGSVWLAGEELSALGERDRGLLRNRALGFVYQFHHLLAEFTALENVCMPLLIGRTPIPEARQRAEALLKRVGLSHRLNHKPAELSGGERQRVAIARALVNQPGLVMLDEPTGNLDHHTALGIQELMQELSTASRTAFLVVTHDLSLARKMDRVLSLEDGRLISI; this is encoded by the coding sequence ATGAGTGATAAAGCCGTACTGAGTTGCCGCAACCTGGGCAAGTCCTATGACGAGGGGCCGGAGTCGGTGCAGGTGCTGTCGGGCCTGAGCCTGGAGCTGCACCCGGGGGAGCGGGTGGCCATCGTCGGTAGCTCCGGCTCGGGCAAGAGCACGCTGCTCAACCTGCTTGGCGGCCTCGACACGCCAACCCAGGGCAGCGTCTGGCTGGCCGGGGAAGAGCTTTCGGCGCTCGGCGAACGTGATCGCGGCTTGCTGCGCAACCGCGCCTTGGGCTTCGTCTACCAGTTCCACCACCTGCTGGCAGAATTCACGGCCCTGGAAAACGTCTGCATGCCGCTGCTGATCGGTCGTACACCCATCCCGGAGGCGCGCCAGCGCGCAGAGGCGCTGCTCAAGCGTGTAGGCCTCAGCCATCGCCTGAATCACAAGCCTGCCGAACTGTCTGGCGGTGAGCGCCAGCGCGTGGCGATTGCCCGTGCGCTGGTCAACCAGCCGGGCCTGGTGATGCTCGACGAGCCCACCGGCAACCTTGACCACCATACCGCGCTGGGTATCCAGGAGCTGATGCAGGAGCTGTCGACGGCGTCGCGCACGGCGTTCCTGGTGGTGACCCACGACCTGAGCCTGGCACGCAAGATGGACCGTGTGCTGAGCCTGGAAGACGGTCGTCTGATCTCGATCTGA